The DNA region CTGGTCCCCGGCGTCTGACGCGGCGTCCGGGGTCGGCGCGTCCGGCCGCCTCGATCCGGTGCGCCCGGTACCCCCGGTCGTGCCCCGCTGGGGGGTGGGTCACGCCAGGCCGGCGTGCTCCAGGGCCTGGACGCCGGCCCGCAGCGAGGCGATCCGCTCGTCCAGCGTGAAGCCCGCCGGCGCCAGCGTCAGCGTGGTCACACCGGCCTCGGCGTACTCGCGCATGCGGTCGGCGATCCGCTCGACCGGGCCCAGCAGGCAGGTGGAGTCGATGAGTTCGGCCGGCACCGCCGCGGCGGCCGCGTCCTTCTCCCCGGCCAGGTACTTCTCCTGGATCTCCGCGGCCTCCTTCTCGTAGCCCATGCGGCCGGCCAGCTGGTTGTAGAAGTTCTGCTTGCGACTGCCCATGCCGCCGATGTAGAGCGCGGTGTACGGGCGGAAGAGGTCGGCGAGCGCGGGGACGTCGTCGCCGACGGCCAGCGGCAGCGTCGGGCACACGTCGAAGCCGTCCAGGGTCAGGCCCGCCTTCTCCCGGCCGACCCTGATGTGCCGCAGCGCGGTCTCCTCCAGGTGCGCGGCGGAGGGGAAGATGAGCAGCGCGCCGTCGGCGATCTCGCCGGTCTGCTCCAGGTTCTTCGGGCCGATCGCCGCGATGTACAGCGGGATGTGCTCGCGGGTGGGGTGGACGGTCAGCTTGATCGGCTTGCCCGGGCCGCCGGGCAGCGGCAGCGTCCAGTGCTCGCCCTGGTACGTCAGCCGTTCGCGGGACATCGCGCGGCGGACGATGTCGACGTACTCGCGGGTGCGGGCCAGCGGCTTGTCGAACGCCACGCCGTACCAGCCCTCGGAGACCTGCGGGCCCGACACGCCGAGGCCGAGCCGGAACCGGCCGCCGGACAGCGAGTCGAGGGTCGCCGCGGTCATCGCGGTCATCGTCGGGGTGCGGGCGGGGATCTGGAAGATGGCCGAGCCGACGTCGATCCGCTCGGTCTGCGCGGCGACCCAGGACAGCACGGTCGCGGCGTCGGAGCCGTACGCCTCGGCGGCCCAGCAGACCGCGTAGCCGAGCCGGTCGGCCTCGCGGGCGACCGCGAGGTTGTCCGCGTCCATGCCGGCGCCCCAGTAGCCGAGGTTGATCCCGAGCCGCATCCCGATCCCCTTTTACTGATGAGTAACGTCGTTGTCCTCCCGGACTGTAGCGCCCGTACGCGGCAGGCGTCGCCTGTCGGGTACGTCACTGCTGCCCATTCGGCCGGTGCGGGCGCTAGCCTCAGCGGTCATGGAGCAAAGGCATCTCGGCCGGACCGGGCTGCGCGTGTCCCGGTTCGGGCTGGGCACCCTGACGTGGGGGCGCGACACCGGCG from Actinacidiphila sp. DG2A-62 includes:
- a CDS encoding LLM class F420-dependent oxidoreductase, producing MRLGINLGYWGAGMDADNLAVAREADRLGYAVCWAAEAYGSDAATVLSWVAAQTERIDVGSAIFQIPARTPTMTAMTAATLDSLSGGRFRLGLGVSGPQVSEGWYGVAFDKPLARTREYVDIVRRAMSRERLTYQGEHWTLPLPGGPGKPIKLTVHPTREHIPLYIAAIGPKNLEQTGEIADGALLIFPSAAHLEETALRHIRVGREKAGLTLDGFDVCPTLPLAVGDDVPALADLFRPYTALYIGGMGSRKQNFYNQLAGRMGYEKEAAEIQEKYLAGEKDAAAAAVPAELIDSTCLLGPVERIADRMREYAEAGVTTLTLAPAGFTLDERIASLRAGVQALEHAGLA